The Solibacillus sp. FSL W7-1436 genome window below encodes:
- a CDS encoding DUF1641 domain-containing protein translates to MSEMNNQQVEKVAVTQEQLDVLDQLLKPEVQASLTTLVDNLPKLAEMTTLLTKTYDFATSVATDETLKNDTVAAVTEMASPVVGTAKSLAQTAIEAKDRAEESNETVGVFGLLKMLKDPQVQGALRFANAFLQVASERKQMK, encoded by the coding sequence ATGTCAGAAATGAATAATCAGCAGGTAGAAAAAGTGGCTGTGACACAAGAACAATTAGATGTTTTAGATCAGTTACTAAAGCCAGAGGTACAAGCTTCATTAACTACTTTAGTAGATAACTTACCAAAGTTGGCTGAGATGACTACTTTATTAACAAAAACGTATGATTTCGCTACTAGTGTTGCAACTGACGAAACATTAAAAAATGATACAGTTGCTGCTGTAACAGAAATGGCCAGCCCAGTTGTCGGTACTGCTAAATCATTGGCACAAACAGCGATCGAAGCGAAAGACCGTGCTGAAGAAAGCAATGAAACAGTAGGCGTTTTCGGTTTATTAAAAATGTTGAAAGACCCACAGGTTCAAGGAGCATTACGCTTTGCCAACGCATTTTTACAAGTAGCATCTGAACGTAAACAAATGAAATAA
- a CDS encoding aldo/keto reductase, which translates to MITSLQDTIKLNNGVEMPALGLGVFQVENDTTAEIVKNAIVLGYRSIDTAAIYGNETGVGEGIKSALASTGLNREDLFITSKVWNAGLNYEDTVSAYEESLEKLGLDYLDLYLIHWPGKKKFAESWTALEDLYKEGKIRAIGVCNFNISHLQDLLKNVRVTPVINQVEFHPRLQQQSLRAFCKEHNILLEAWAPLMQGGLLEDQTIANIAEKYGKSNSQVILRWDIQNGVITIPKSVRKERMAQNADIFDFNLTDEEMQLINAMNLDKRVGPDPEVFDF; encoded by the coding sequence ATGATTACTAGTTTACAAGATACAATCAAATTAAATAATGGGGTAGAAATGCCAGCTCTAGGCCTCGGCGTCTTTCAGGTGGAAAACGATACTACAGCAGAAATCGTTAAAAATGCGATTGTGCTTGGTTACCGTAGCATTGATACAGCCGCTATTTACGGCAATGAAACGGGGGTTGGCGAGGGCATTAAATCAGCACTGGCTTCTACAGGTTTAAATAGAGAGGATTTATTCATCACATCAAAAGTATGGAATGCCGGTTTGAATTATGAGGACACTGTTTCTGCTTACGAAGAGAGTCTGGAAAAATTAGGGCTGGATTATTTGGATCTGTACTTGATTCACTGGCCAGGCAAAAAGAAATTTGCCGAGTCTTGGACCGCCCTAGAGGATCTTTACAAAGAAGGGAAGATCAGAGCAATCGGGGTTTGCAATTTCAATATTTCACATCTGCAGGATTTACTGAAAAACGTTCGAGTAACACCAGTCATTAACCAAGTTGAGTTTCACCCGCGTCTGCAACAACAATCTTTACGGGCATTTTGCAAAGAGCACAATATTCTACTGGAGGCTTGGGCTCCATTAATGCAAGGCGGACTACTTGAAGATCAGACGATTGCAAACATTGCCGAAAAGTATGGAAAATCAAATTCACAAGTTATTTTACGTTGGGATATTCAAAATGGAGTAATCACGATTCCTAAATCCGTCCGAAAAGAGCGGATGGCGCAAAATGCCGACATTTTTGACTTTAATCTTACTGATGAAGAAATGCAGTTAATTAATGCGATGAATTTAGATAAACGTGTTGGTCCGGATCCGGAAGTTTTTGATTTCTAA
- a CDS encoding winged helix-turn-helix transcriptional regulator yields the protein MKKVYNIGVEATLEVIGGKWKPVILCHLNHHGQIRTNEFRRLIPGISQKMLTSQLRELEQCGLINRKVYNQVPPKVEYSLTPYGHEMEPVLNLLCTWGEKHIDKLKENGEEVLLMQRDDDIAVQKLS from the coding sequence ATGAAAAAAGTTTATAATATTGGTGTCGAAGCAACACTTGAAGTCATTGGTGGTAAATGGAAACCAGTCATTCTATGTCACCTTAACCACCATGGTCAAATACGGACGAATGAATTTCGCCGGTTAATTCCGGGCATTTCACAGAAAATGCTGACGTCCCAATTACGCGAACTTGAGCAATGCGGTTTAATTAATCGTAAGGTGTACAACCAAGTACCACCGAAAGTCGAATATTCTTTAACCCCATATGGACACGAGATGGAGCCGGTGCTCAACTTACTTTGTACGTGGGGCGAAAAACATATCGATAAATTGAAAGAGAATGGCGAAGAAGTCCTTCTTATGCAGCGAGATGATGATATTGCTGTACAAAAACTATCCTAA
- a CDS encoding MFS transporter → MSTSKTPNARLTLLALAISSFGIGSTEFISVGLLPLITNEFGISLSTAGLTVSIYALGVTIGAPILTVLTSRLDRKKVLLLVMVLFIVGNLWVAIAPTFTSVLIGRIISAFAHGVFMSIAAVIAADVVAPNKRASAIAFMFTGLTLATVSGVPLGTFIGQVTDWRLSFIFIVVIGIIGLICNAFLVPNNLTKSKPMSLKDIGKVLSNFRMLLILFITAMGYGGVIVVYTYVSPILENQMGYSPHAIVVILVVYGICVAIGNTIGGHFANMNPLRAIFIFFIGLALTLLGVYFSFDSKVIGLIMVLAMGLFMFMNVPGLQLYAVQLSEKYVPSATAMASALNISAFNIGIFLGSYVGGLIVHYQTLDNTPLYGFLMVIIAASITLVWMIVENKQNTCPDNEFSPLAK, encoded by the coding sequence ATGTCTACATCAAAAACACCCAACGCCAGATTAACACTCCTTGCGTTAGCAATCAGTTCGTTTGGTATCGGTTCCACAGAATTTATTAGCGTTGGATTGCTCCCGCTCATCACAAATGAGTTTGGTATCTCTTTAAGTACTGCAGGATTAACAGTATCAATCTATGCATTAGGCGTTACAATCGGAGCACCAATTTTAACGGTTTTAACATCCCGGCTTGACCGTAAAAAGGTGCTGTTGCTCGTCATGGTACTTTTTATCGTCGGTAATTTGTGGGTAGCGATAGCACCAACATTTACGTCAGTGTTGATTGGACGCATTATTTCTGCATTTGCCCATGGTGTATTTATGTCGATTGCGGCGGTAATTGCTGCTGACGTTGTAGCACCTAACAAACGGGCAAGTGCCATCGCTTTTATGTTTACTGGATTAACTTTGGCAACTGTCAGTGGAGTACCTTTAGGAACATTCATTGGTCAAGTAACGGATTGGCGGCTATCATTCATCTTTATCGTCGTTATTGGCATAATTGGTTTAATCTGCAATGCGTTTCTTGTACCAAATAATTTAACAAAAAGTAAACCAATGTCATTAAAAGATATCGGAAAAGTATTAAGCAATTTCCGTATGCTGTTAATTTTATTTATTACAGCAATGGGTTACGGAGGCGTAATTGTTGTTTACACATATGTGTCCCCTATTCTTGAAAATCAAATGGGCTACTCCCCTCATGCAATTGTCGTAATATTAGTTGTATACGGAATTTGTGTCGCAATCGGTAATACAATCGGTGGCCATTTTGCAAATATGAATCCATTGCGTGCGATATTCATCTTCTTTATTGGACTTGCTTTAACGTTACTTGGAGTATACTTCTCTTTTGATTCCAAAGTAATTGGGCTCATAATGGTTTTAGCAATGGGACTGTTTATGTTTATGAATGTGCCAGGCTTACAACTGTATGCCGTTCAGCTATCCGAAAAATATGTACCGTCAGCTACTGCAATGGCTTCCGCTTTAAATATTTCAGCTTTCAATATCGGGATTTTCCTCGGTTCATATGTCGGCGGTTTAATTGTACATTATCAAACACTGGACAATACTCCCCTGTACGGATTTTTAATGGTAATCATTGCAGCAAGTATTACGTTAGTTTGGATGATTGTAGAAAATAAACAAAACACATGCCCTGATAATGAATTTTCGCCCTTAGCCAAATAA
- a CDS encoding M15 family metallopeptidase yields MKKIIFILILAFLGLQIFTTEQAGAPDLPQQLSLASYSVSSGDLVLVNRDIALQDEPDNLASIPADIAENVIVNSEYFLEEQAIAPLKQLFDAAAEDGIEHFIINSAYRSGKLQEQLFEQYGADYSLPAGYSEHQTGLSIDIGSTMGKMENVAEGKWMEDNASEFGYILRYPENKVDITGIEYEPWHFRYIGLPHSVMMKQHDFVLEEYIAYLKEKQFYKMKLDDTTYFVHYTGNKTSVNTLESNYIKVSGDNVGGYIITSVLEQL; encoded by the coding sequence ATGAAAAAGATTATTTTTATACTTATTTTAGCCTTTCTTGGCCTACAAATTTTTACGACGGAGCAAGCTGGTGCTCCCGACTTGCCTCAGCAGCTTTCACTAGCCTCGTATTCCGTTTCCAGCGGGGATCTTGTTCTTGTTAACCGGGACATCGCATTACAGGATGAGCCGGACAATTTAGCCTCTATTCCTGCCGATATTGCTGAAAATGTGATCGTCAATTCAGAGTATTTTCTTGAAGAACAGGCTATTGCACCTCTCAAGCAATTATTCGATGCGGCAGCGGAAGATGGAATTGAGCATTTCATTATTAATAGCGCCTATCGCAGCGGAAAACTTCAGGAACAGCTATTCGAACAATATGGTGCAGATTACTCGCTGCCTGCCGGCTATAGTGAACACCAGACCGGTTTATCGATTGATATCGGTTCGACTATGGGCAAAATGGAAAATGTTGCAGAAGGGAAATGGATGGAGGACAATGCATCGGAATTCGGCTACATCCTGCGCTACCCTGAAAACAAAGTAGACATTACGGGGATTGAGTATGAACCATGGCACTTCCGATACATAGGCTTGCCCCATAGCGTGATGATGAAGCAGCACGACTTCGTTTTGGAGGAATATATCGCTTATCTTAAAGAGAAGCAATTTTATAAAATGAAATTAGACGATACAACCTATTTCGTGCATTATACCGGCAACAAGACATCCGTTAACACACTTGAATCCAATTATATCAAGGTTTCCGGTGATAATGTCGGAGGCTATATTATTACTTCCGTATTGGAACAACTATGA
- the rarD gene encoding EamA family transporter RarD, which translates to MSELKKGVILAIGAYLMWGIIPLYWKQLQHVGSVEILVGRVIWSFVFTVLFVLLIRQYKQMIADIKMLWKNKKQFFLLFIASVFVSLNWGIFIWAVNNGHLLQTSLGYYINPLISVLFGLIFFKEKISRATAVAVIIAAIGVGYQAVLGGTIPWVSLALALTFAFYGVIKKQIPLDATRGLAIETLFVLPIAVAIYIYLMNTSEIAFMHVDWKTNLLLMGGGIVTAVPLVLFAKSAQKIPLYLLGFIQFLAPTISLMLGIFLYKEPFTLTEFITFVCIWLAVFIFSASKVLEARRQHATYSKEHEVKV; encoded by the coding sequence ATGTCAGAACTAAAGAAGGGCGTCATTTTAGCAATCGGCGCCTATTTAATGTGGGGGATCATTCCCCTTTACTGGAAGCAGCTGCAGCATGTCGGCAGTGTAGAAATATTAGTGGGGCGCGTCATTTGGTCCTTTGTATTCACCGTTCTGTTTGTTTTGCTGATCCGTCAGTACAAACAGATGATAGCGGATATAAAAATGCTATGGAAAAATAAGAAACAGTTTTTTTTACTGTTCATAGCATCGGTCTTTGTTTCGCTCAACTGGGGAATTTTTATTTGGGCAGTAAACAATGGACATTTACTACAGACGAGTTTAGGTTACTATATTAACCCGCTTATATCCGTATTGTTCGGACTGATCTTTTTTAAAGAGAAAATTTCCCGGGCAACTGCGGTAGCCGTCATCATTGCGGCCATCGGGGTAGGGTACCAGGCGGTATTAGGAGGAACGATTCCTTGGGTATCACTGGCGCTTGCGCTGACATTTGCTTTTTACGGTGTCATTAAAAAGCAGATTCCGCTCGATGCGACACGCGGACTTGCAATCGAAACATTGTTTGTGTTACCGATTGCCGTTGCGATCTACATTTATTTAATGAATACGTCGGAAATTGCCTTTATGCATGTGGACTGGAAAACGAATCTATTGCTGATGGGCGGCGGGATTGTAACAGCCGTACCACTTGTCCTTTTTGCTAAAAGTGCACAAAAAATCCCGCTTTATCTATTGGGCTTTATTCAATTTTTGGCACCAACGATCAGCTTAATGCTCGGCATCTTCTTATACAAGGAGCCTTTTACACTGACAGAATTCATCACGTTCGTATGTATTTGGCTGGCGGTGTTCATCTTTTCGGCATCCAAAGTGCTTGAAGCGAGAAGACAGCATGCGACTTACAGTAAAGAGCATGAAGTGAAAGTATAA
- a CDS encoding ABC transporter ATP-binding protein: protein MANETISSKEQHLVLKRLFTYLKPHKKILAIALFLLVLTVLGDIIGPYLIKVYIDDHLMIGNFDMGPIVTLGVGYFVIQLLNVVITYYQNIKFQELALKVIQQLRIDVFSKIHRLGMRYFDQVPAGSIVSRATNDTEAIKDMFVSVLISFVQAAFLIVGVYAAMFFLNAKLAFYMLLLLPVIMYIIWLYRKMSSVVYMRMREKLSELNAKLSETLSGMSIVQAFRQEPRFNDEFDRVNEEHFQSMMANTKMNSLLLRPIIDLVYFTAIVILLFYFGWTSFETAVEVGVVYAFITYMNRFFDPINQVMERLALFQQAIVAASRVFELIDNEELEPAQQNKPVQVSKGHIEFKNVSFSYDGKQDVLKNISFTVNPGETVALVGHTGSGKSSIINLLMRFYEFKRGEILIDGQSIKDYEQRELREKMGLVLQDPFLFYGTIASNIRLYNESLTLQKVKEAAEFVQANDFIESLPDGYESRVTERGSTFSSGQRQLVAFARTIATNPKILVLDEATAAIDTETEVGIQQSLEKMRKGRTTIAIAHRLSTIQDAEQILVLHKGEIVERGSHQQLIAQKGLYHKMYLLQNGIVE from the coding sequence ATGGCGAATGAGACAATTTCAAGTAAAGAACAGCACCTCGTATTAAAGCGTCTCTTTACGTATTTAAAACCGCATAAAAAAATATTGGCCATTGCGCTGTTTCTGCTTGTTTTAACGGTTCTCGGAGATATTATCGGTCCGTATTTGATCAAAGTCTATATCGATGACCATTTAATGATCGGCAATTTTGATATGGGACCCATCGTGACACTCGGTGTCGGATACTTTGTTATTCAGTTGCTGAACGTCGTGATCACATATTATCAAAATATTAAATTCCAGGAGCTTGCCCTGAAAGTTATTCAGCAGCTGCGGATTGATGTGTTTTCAAAAATTCACCGATTGGGCATGCGCTACTTTGACCAGGTTCCGGCCGGTTCAATCGTGTCCAGGGCTACAAATGATACGGAAGCGATTAAAGATATGTTTGTTTCGGTACTCATCAGCTTTGTACAGGCGGCATTTTTAATTGTCGGTGTATACGCTGCAATGTTTTTCCTGAATGCAAAGCTTGCATTTTACATGCTTCTATTGCTGCCGGTCATTATGTACATCATTTGGCTGTACCGCAAAATGAGTTCGGTCGTGTATATGCGTATGCGGGAAAAGCTGAGTGAGCTCAATGCGAAACTTTCTGAAACACTATCAGGAATGAGCATCGTGCAGGCATTCCGTCAAGAACCCCGTTTTAATGACGAGTTTGACCGTGTGAATGAAGAACACTTCCAGTCCATGATGGCCAATACGAAAATGAACAGTCTTTTGCTGCGTCCGATTATTGACCTAGTGTACTTTACAGCGATCGTTATTCTACTGTTTTACTTCGGATGGACATCATTTGAAACAGCAGTGGAAGTCGGAGTTGTCTATGCGTTCATTACATATATGAACCGTTTCTTTGACCCGATCAACCAAGTAATGGAACGTCTCGCACTGTTCCAGCAGGCGATTGTAGCGGCATCCCGTGTATTTGAGCTGATTGATAATGAAGAGCTCGAGCCGGCACAGCAAAACAAGCCGGTCCAGGTTTCAAAAGGCCATATCGAATTTAAAAATGTGTCGTTCAGCTATGACGGGAAGCAGGACGTGCTGAAAAATATTTCATTCACGGTCAATCCTGGGGAAACGGTTGCGTTGGTCGGGCATACCGGCAGCGGAAAAAGTTCCATTATCAATCTCCTAATGCGTTTCTATGAGTTTAAGCGCGGTGAAATTTTAATTGATGGCCAGTCGATCAAAGATTATGAACAGCGGGAACTACGGGAAAAAATGGGGCTCGTGCTGCAAGATCCGTTTCTGTTTTACGGAACGATTGCTTCGAACATTCGACTGTATAATGAGAGTCTCACTTTACAGAAGGTGAAGGAAGCGGCAGAATTTGTGCAGGCAAATGATTTCATCGAATCGCTTCCGGATGGCTATGAAAGCCGTGTGACAGAGCGCGGTTCAACGTTTTCAAGCGGACAGCGCCAACTCGTGGCATTTGCGCGGACAATTGCGACAAACCCGAAAATCCTGGTGCTCGATGAAGCAACGGCAGCGATCGATACCGAAACAGAAGTCGGCATTCAGCAGTCATTGGAAAAAATGCGCAAAGGGCGTACAACGATCGCGATCGCCCACAGACTTTCAACAATACAGGATGCCGAGCAAATTTTGGTATTGCATAAAGGGGAGATTGTCGAACGCGGCTCACACCAGCAGCTCATCGCACAAAAAGGGTTATATCACAAAATGTATTTACTGCAAAATGGTATCGTAGAATAA
- a CDS encoding ABC transporter ATP-binding protein: MKVFLKLGWFFKERKYQYTVGLLMLVLVAILQLVPPKIIGFTIDEIGARTLTKAGLFKWLAIIIGVAIAMYILRYYWRQMIFGSSNLLARTLREKLHRHFTQMSPSFYQKNRVGDLMAHATNDISAVQQTAGGGVLTLFDSLTTGGFVILAMAITIDWRLTLIALIPMPLVALSTSYYGKLLHERFRHAQAAFSDLNDKTQESISGMKVLKTFGQQQEDVADFTKLSDEVVEKNMRVAKVDSLFDPTISFVVGLSFMLSLGFGTKFILEDAMTVGDLVTFTTYLSILIWPMLAIGMLFNIVERGSVSYDRIERILNTPVEIDDKIDAIEENPSGDLLFNVTSFTFPGDAAPTLNDVQFELKRGETLGIVGKTGAGKTSILKLLLREFEGYEGTIQFGEHNINDYKKSSLRQAIGYVPQDHFLFSATLYSNIAFANPRASMEEVRAAAALANIDEDIMSFTDGYDTIVGERGVSLSGGQKQRISIARALLMKPELLILDDSLSAVDARTEEAILHALKEERKNATTIITSHRLSAIQQAHVIIVVDEGTIIEKGTHEQLMALEGSYYEMYQLQQLEQLVEQGGDHDGE; encoded by the coding sequence ATGAAGGTATTTCTTAAATTAGGTTGGTTTTTTAAAGAGCGAAAATACCAATACACAGTCGGGCTTCTAATGCTTGTATTAGTAGCCATCCTGCAGCTTGTGCCGCCGAAAATTATCGGCTTTACTATCGATGAAATCGGTGCACGTACATTAACGAAAGCAGGTTTGTTTAAATGGCTCGCCATCATCATCGGTGTGGCAATTGCCATGTACATACTGCGATATTACTGGCGTCAAATGATTTTTGGTTCGTCCAACCTGTTGGCGCGAACATTACGCGAAAAGCTCCATCGCCATTTTACACAAATGTCACCGTCGTTTTATCAAAAAAATCGTGTCGGTGATTTAATGGCACATGCAACAAATGATATAAGTGCAGTGCAGCAAACAGCTGGCGGCGGGGTTTTAACATTATTTGACTCGCTTACAACAGGGGGCTTTGTCATTTTGGCGATGGCGATTACGATTGACTGGCGTCTGACATTAATTGCACTCATTCCGATGCCGCTAGTCGCGTTATCGACGAGCTATTACGGCAAGCTTCTGCATGAGCGTTTCCGTCATGCCCAGGCTGCATTTTCCGATTTAAACGATAAAACACAGGAAAGTATCAGCGGGATGAAAGTGCTGAAAACGTTTGGTCAGCAACAGGAGGATGTTGCGGATTTTACGAAGCTCTCCGATGAAGTAGTGGAAAAAAATATGCGCGTAGCAAAAGTCGATTCACTATTTGACCCGACGATCAGCTTTGTAGTCGGATTGAGTTTTATGCTAAGTCTTGGATTCGGGACAAAATTTATTTTGGAAGATGCAATGACTGTCGGTGATTTAGTTACTTTCACGACGTATTTAAGTATTCTGATCTGGCCGATGCTGGCAATTGGTATGCTGTTCAATATCGTCGAACGGGGCAGTGTTTCATATGACCGAATCGAACGTATTTTAAATACCCCGGTTGAAATTGATGACAAGATAGACGCAATTGAAGAGAACCCTTCAGGAGATCTTCTATTCAACGTCACTTCATTTACATTCCCTGGAGATGCGGCACCGACATTAAACGATGTGCAATTTGAGCTGAAACGCGGCGAAACACTCGGAATTGTCGGTAAAACAGGTGCCGGGAAGACGTCTATTTTAAAGCTGCTGCTTCGTGAGTTTGAAGGTTATGAAGGAACGATTCAATTCGGTGAACACAATATAAATGACTATAAGAAAAGTTCTCTGCGTCAGGCGATTGGTTATGTACCGCAAGATCATTTTTTATTCTCGGCAACACTTTATTCCAATATTGCCTTTGCCAACCCGCGTGCAAGCATGGAGGAAGTTCGTGCAGCGGCGGCACTTGCCAATATTGATGAAGACATTATGAGCTTTACAGATGGCTATGACACGATCGTCGGTGAACGGGGGGTATCCCTTTCAGGCGGACAGAAACAGCGGATTTCCATCGCCAGAGCATTACTGATGAAGCCTGAACTGCTCATATTGGATGATTCTTTATCTGCGGTCGATGCACGTACAGAAGAAGCCATTTTACATGCATTAAAAGAAGAGCGGAAAAATGCGACAACGATTATTACATCACACCGTCTAAGTGCAATCCAGCAGGCACATGTCATTATCGTTGTTGATGAAGGAACGATCATTGAAAAAGGGACCCATGAACAGCTGATGGCACTGGAAGGAAGCTATTATGAAATGTACCAGTTACAGCAGCTTGAACAGTTAGTGGAACAGGGGGGTGACCACGATGGCGAATGA
- a CDS encoding copper resistance CopC family protein, giving the protein MRKQLLLSFVATFLLFVPGAFAHTHLVSTNPAEGETVDENIKNIDLTYEGKIEEGSIFKVLASDGKEMEIHSISVNDGVLSGIMLDPLPNDTYTVEWDSISEDGHPLSGSFSFAVNAPAESKKEEDNAADTTEKIADDVDSLVDTLKDETNSDDNDEGSFWTLVIVITLIVLVLAVITMYSYKRWLVKKTKK; this is encoded by the coding sequence TTGAGGAAACAATTATTATTATCGTTTGTTGCTACATTTTTATTATTTGTACCGGGAGCATTCGCACATACACACTTAGTATCAACTAATCCTGCAGAAGGTGAGACGGTTGACGAAAATATTAAAAATATTGATTTAACGTATGAAGGAAAAATTGAAGAAGGCAGTATATTTAAAGTATTAGCAAGTGATGGTAAGGAGATGGAGATTCATTCTATTTCTGTAAATGATGGAGTCCTATCCGGAATAATGCTTGATCCTCTTCCAAATGACACTTATACAGTTGAATGGGATAGTATTAGCGAGGATGGACATCCATTATCAGGTTCATTTTCATTTGCAGTAAATGCGCCTGCGGAGTCAAAGAAGGAAGAGGATAATGCAGCTGATACAACTGAAAAAATTGCCGACGATGTAGATTCACTTGTCGATACATTAAAGGATGAAACGAATTCCGATGATAATGACGAAGGCTCATTTTGGACGCTTGTTATTGTCATTACGCTGATTGTACTTGTGCTCGCAGTGATAACGATGTACAGCTATAAGAGATGGTTAGTGAAGAAAACGAAAAAATAA
- a CDS encoding glucose 1-dehydrogenase, with protein sequence MSRLTGKVAIITGAAQGMGAAHAKAFVEQGAKVVLTDLNEEKGKAFATELGENAIFVKQNVTSEEDWTTVIAKAEEAFGPVNVLVNNAGISMNKNMLEMSLDEYMKIVNINQVSVFLGMKAVAASMMKAGGGSIVNISSINGLVGGAVGYTDTKFAVRGMTKAAALNLAPMGIRVNSVHPGVIATPMIMQEDAKAAIEEFAKHIPLKRVSQPEEVSQLVVFLASDESSYSTGAEFVVDGGITAQ encoded by the coding sequence ATGTCTCGATTAACGGGTAAAGTTGCTATTATTACAGGTGCTGCTCAAGGTATGGGTGCCGCCCACGCTAAGGCATTTGTAGAACAAGGTGCAAAAGTAGTTTTAACAGATTTAAATGAAGAAAAAGGGAAAGCGTTTGCTACAGAATTAGGGGAAAATGCGATCTTCGTAAAACAAAACGTTACTTCAGAGGAAGATTGGACAACTGTTATCGCGAAAGCAGAAGAAGCATTTGGTCCTGTAAACGTATTAGTAAATAATGCAGGAATTTCGATGAACAAAAATATGCTGGAAATGTCTTTAGATGAATACATGAAAATCGTCAATATCAACCAAGTATCAGTATTCTTAGGTATGAAAGCAGTGGCGGCTTCAATGATGAAAGCTGGTGGCGGTTCAATTGTCAACATTTCATCAATCAATGGCTTAGTTGGTGGTGCTGTAGGCTATACAGATACTAAATTTGCTGTTCGTGGTATGACGAAAGCAGCTGCGTTAAACTTGGCGCCAATGGGTATTCGTGTAAACTCAGTACACCCGGGTGTTATTGCAACACCGATGATCATGCAGGAAGATGCAAAAGCTGCAATCGAAGAATTTGCAAAGCATATCCCGCTGAAACGCGTATCACAACCAGAAGAAGTATCTCAATTAGTAGTCTTCTTAGCATCGGACGAGTCAAGCTACTCAACAGGTGCAGAGTTTGTTGTTGATGGCGGAATAACAGCACAATAA
- a CDS encoding TetR/AcrR family transcriptional regulator, with amino-acid sequence MSIREQRKQQRREQIIQAAKSLMLDSGIQQVQLQDVANEVGIGIATFYRYFANKELLVLAINNEITNEMTNSIKHIANEPLTAYEQIERILTYYIELIDDPQHQFVKFFKAFEAYKPISEETYEYKEFINIRREMANVLYSIAEKGMEDKSIRAGIDIPEYVFTVVQNISYFTVESYLTEHDPNLPVKLDPKKQLKLIKEMFLQFIATKN; translated from the coding sequence TTGAGTATTCGAGAACAAAGAAAACAACAGCGCAGGGAGCAAATTATACAGGCAGCAAAGTCTTTAATGTTGGACAGCGGAATTCAGCAAGTTCAATTACAGGACGTTGCAAATGAAGTAGGGATTGGTATTGCGACATTTTATCGTTATTTTGCGAATAAAGAATTACTCGTATTGGCAATCAATAATGAAATAACAAATGAAATGACAAATTCTATCAAGCACATTGCAAATGAACCTTTGACCGCTTATGAACAAATTGAACGGATATTAACTTATTATATTGAGTTAATCGATGACCCGCAGCATCAGTTTGTGAAGTTTTTTAAAGCATTCGAAGCTTATAAACCGATTTCTGAAGAGACATACGAGTACAAGGAATTCATAAATATTCGAAGAGAAATGGCCAATGTTTTGTATTCTATAGCAGAAAAAGGAATGGAAGACAAATCAATACGAGCAGGCATTGATATTCCTGAGTATGTGTTTACTGTCGTACAAAATATAAGTTACTTTACTGTAGAATCCTATTTGACCGAGCATGACCCTAATCTACCTGTGAAATTAGATCCTAAAAAGCAGTTAAAGCTGATTAAGGAGATGTTTTTACAATTCATAGCAACTAAAAATTGA